The following are from one region of the Syngnathus acus chromosome 10, fSynAcu1.2, whole genome shotgun sequence genome:
- the ndufa1 gene encoding NADH dehydrogenase [ubiquinone] 1 alpha subcomplex subunit 1 codes for MWYEILPGLGIMAVCLIIPGIATTQIHKFTNGGKEKRIARVPWQWYLMERDKRVSGSGRYFDSKGLENIH; via the exons ATGTGGTATGAAATTCTACCCGGCCTAGGCATCATGGCGGTGTGTCTGATCATTCCTGGTATTGCCACTACACAGATCCATAAATTCACTAATGGTGGAAAG GAAAAAAGAATCGCCCGAGTTCCGTGGCAGTGGTACCTGATGGAGAGAGACAAGCGGGTGTCGGGATCAGGGCGCTACTTTGACTCCAAG GGACTCGAGAACATCCACTGA
- the LOC119128848 gene encoding NF-kappa-B-activating protein, which yields MPQFSRSASRSPRHVRTRSRSRSRERSISPSSFGPKLPRPRDRERERQEREHRLREAKTIKRFRIGSPHRSRSRERYSSGGQSHNRWSEQRDASWRYGSRDDFYHDQQRDDAQRQRQEEFMARRLKERERIGEQGCPEVWGYSPRVKEEDSDEFTPVEDDGNNVSSASNSGDEKRKKKKKSKKKKHKKQSDSGMESDADEDGVKKKKNKKKKSKKSKKSKKKKARKSRKSSSDSSSSESEEEDEDAGEVMWVEKGSAEDNLVGPEAPLTLLSQDERPLDFGHALLPGEGAAMAEYVKAGKRIPRRGEIGLTSNEIADFEKSGYVMSGSRHRRMEAVRLRKENQIYSADEKRALASFNQEERRKRESKILSSFKEMVYRKTKGKEEKP from the exons ATGCCACAGTTCAGCCGTTCGGCCTCTCGGAGTCCCCGGCACGTTCGAACCCGCTCTCGCTCCCGCAGCCGGGAGAGGAGCATATCTCCGAGCAGCTTCGGGCCCAAACTACCGAGGCCTCGCGACAGGGAGCGTGAGCGACAGGAACGGGAGCACCGACTTCGGGAGGCGAAGACTATTAAGCGGTTCCGAATCGGAAGCCCCCACCGTAGTCGATCCCGAGAACGGTACTCCAGCGGCGGCCAAAGTCACAACCGCTGGTCCGAGCAGAGAGACGCTTCGTGGCGGTATGGCTCCAGAGACGATTTTTACCACGACCAACAGAGAGACGATGCCCAAAGACAGAGACAAGAAGAATTCATGGCAAG GCGGCTGAAGGAGCGAGAGAGGATCGGCGAGCAAGGTTGTCCCGAAGTTTGGGGATATTCGCCGAGGGTGAAAGAAGAAGA CTCTGATGAATTCACACCCGTTGAAGATGACGGGAATAATGTCAGCTCGGCATCAAACTCGGGAG AtgaaaagaggaagaaaaagaagaagtccaagaagaaaaagcataAGAAGCAGTCAGACAGCGGTATGGAGTCCGACGCAGATG AAGACGGagtaaagaaaaagaagaataagaaaaagaagagcaagaa GTCCAAGAAGtccaagaaaaagaaggcGAGAAAAAGCCGAAAGTCGTCGAGCGACTCCAGCAGCAGTGAGTCTGAGGAAGAGGACGAAGACGCTGGCGAGGTGATGTGGGTTGAGAAAGGCTCCGCTGAAGATAATCTGGTGGGACCTGAAGCGCCGCTCACACTCCTGTCTCAGGATGAGAGACCTTTAGA TTTTGGTCATGCGCTGCTGCCAGGTGAAGGTGCGGCCATGGCGGAATACGTTAAAGCCGGAAAACGTATTCCAAGGAGAGGAGAAATTGGCCTGACAAGCAACGAGATTGCAGACTTTGAAAAATCAGGCTACGTCATGAGTGGCAGCAG ACATCGCCGCATGGAGGCCGTGCGTCTGCGAAAGGAAAACCAGATCTACAGCGCGGACGAGAAAAGAGCGCTGGCCTCTTTCAATCAGGAGGAAAGACGGAAAAGGGAGAGCAAGATCCTGTCCAGCTTCAAAGAGATGGTCTACAGGAAGACCAAAGGGAAAGAGGAAAAGCCATGA